A region of Myxococcus stipitatus DSM 14675 DNA encodes the following proteins:
- a CDS encoding AI-2E family transporter: protein MSQPLDAPPPTPITDRRKRLLVLGALWLVVAAALVTFRSVVMPFAGAALIAYLVQPLVARITRVKVAGRAVPRWVAILLIYAGFFVGVYLFIVALVPQLYREMARVSRDVVTLANTLTPEQMEVLAQRGETWLSEHGIPVALSNRALEGADAAGNGHFNLALDLEKLLGDAVKRASSLVQENLGDIVNVSRSIVASVAAGVFMMFFIMMVAAFFSIDSQAIGQYCATLVPPEYARDARQLAERIDRSLSGVVRGQVTICVVNGALTFVGLLLFGVKFAFLLATIATFFSLIPIFGTILSSVPIVLIALADGFQKGVAILLWIIGIHAVEAYFLNPKIMGQAARIHPVIVAFSLIAGERLFGLMGALFAVPVTAMLVACFDYARLKAQAQSVVSLPAPEAIPASNASGTAPPAA from the coding sequence ATGTCGCAGCCCCTGGACGCCCCGCCTCCGACGCCCATCACTGACCGCCGCAAGCGCCTGCTCGTCCTGGGTGCGCTCTGGCTGGTCGTGGCCGCGGCCCTGGTGACGTTCCGCTCGGTGGTGATGCCGTTCGCCGGAGCGGCGCTCATCGCCTACCTGGTGCAGCCCCTGGTCGCGCGAATCACCCGGGTGAAGGTCGCCGGGCGCGCCGTGCCTCGGTGGGTCGCCATCCTGCTCATCTACGCGGGCTTCTTCGTCGGCGTGTATCTCTTCATCGTCGCCCTCGTGCCCCAGCTCTACCGGGAGATGGCGCGCGTCAGCCGTGATGTCGTGACGCTGGCCAACACGCTGACACCCGAGCAGATGGAGGTGCTCGCGCAGCGCGGGGAGACCTGGCTCAGCGAGCACGGCATCCCCGTGGCGCTCTCCAACCGCGCGCTGGAGGGCGCGGATGCGGCCGGCAATGGCCACTTCAACCTGGCGCTCGACCTGGAGAAGCTCCTGGGCGACGCGGTGAAGCGCGCCTCGTCGCTGGTGCAGGAGAACCTGGGCGACATCGTCAACGTGTCGCGAAGCATCGTCGCCAGCGTGGCCGCGGGCGTCTTCATGATGTTCTTCATCATGATGGTGGCGGCCTTCTTCTCCATCGACAGTCAGGCCATCGGCCAGTACTGCGCCACCCTCGTCCCGCCCGAGTACGCGCGCGACGCGCGGCAGCTCGCCGAGCGCATCGACCGCTCACTCTCCGGCGTCGTGCGAGGTCAGGTCACCATCTGCGTCGTCAACGGCGCGCTGACCTTCGTGGGCCTGCTGCTCTTCGGGGTGAAGTTCGCCTTCCTGCTGGCGACCATCGCCACGTTCTTCAGCCTCATCCCCATCTTCGGCACCATCCTCAGCTCGGTGCCCATCGTCCTCATCGCGCTGGCGGACGGCTTCCAGAAGGGCGTGGCCATCCTGCTGTGGATCATCGGCATCCACGCGGTGGAGGCCTACTTCCTCAACCCCAAGATCATGGGGCAGGCCGCGCGCATCCACCCGGTCATCGTCGCCTTCTCCCTCATCGCGGGCGAGCGGCTCTTCGGCCTGATGGGCGCGCTCTTCGCGGTCCCCGTCACGGCCATGCTCGTGGCGTGCTTCGACTACGCCCGCCTCAAGGCCCAGGCCCAGTCCGTGGTGTCACTCCCCGCTCCGGAGGCAATCCCCGCCTCCAACGCCAGCGGGACGGCGCCTCCCGCGGCGTGA
- the rho gene encoding transcription termination factor Rho — MRKARTSREKAADVAAPVEADDKPRRKRAAAKTADREENEKPTRSRRTRRDEDLGAEAEPESAEASAEPPRPVLTPISRPVRDDDLQEARISGEDTSPAASLPAAPEAPEAPAITEVSRDGAPMQVIKLNDLKRMKITDLSKMAHDVGIEGYQGLKKQDLIFALLGGIADKRFEVHAEGVMELLSDGFGFLRSADSDYQPSPDDIYVSPSQVRRFNLRPGDTVTGPIRQPREGERFFALQKVDKVNFTDPMSDAARERILFDNLTPLYPTRKLKLEHESSEMTTRIIDMFCPIGLGQRCLIVAPPKAGKTVLLQNIAHAISRNHPDVYLIVLLVDERPEEVTDMERSVRGEVVSSTFDEPATRHVQVAEMVIDKAKRLVEQKYDVCILLDSITRLARAYNTVVPASGKILSGGVDANALHKPKRFFGAARNIEEGGSLTIIGTALIDTGSRMDEVIFEEFKGTGNSEIVLDRKLMEKRIFPTLDINKSGTRKEELLLSPGDLVRITALRQVLHPFTPIDAMEFVLKHMRPTASNADFLGSMNR, encoded by the coding sequence ATGCGCAAAGCCCGTACTTCGAGAGAGAAGGCCGCCGACGTCGCCGCACCCGTCGAGGCCGACGACAAGCCCCGTCGCAAGCGCGCGGCGGCGAAGACCGCCGATAGGGAAGAAAACGAGAAGCCGACCCGCTCACGCCGGACCCGGCGCGACGAGGACCTGGGGGCAGAGGCCGAGCCGGAGTCCGCCGAGGCGAGCGCCGAGCCCCCCCGTCCGGTGCTGACGCCCATCTCGCGTCCCGTCCGGGATGACGACCTCCAGGAGGCGCGCATCTCCGGTGAGGACACGTCGCCGGCCGCGTCCCTGCCGGCCGCGCCGGAGGCCCCCGAGGCCCCCGCCATCACCGAGGTGAGCCGCGATGGCGCCCCGATGCAGGTCATCAAGCTCAATGACCTGAAGCGGATGAAGATCACGGACCTGTCCAAGATGGCCCACGACGTGGGCATCGAGGGCTACCAGGGTCTGAAGAAGCAGGACCTCATCTTCGCGCTCCTCGGCGGCATCGCGGACAAGCGCTTCGAGGTCCACGCCGAAGGCGTGATGGAGCTGCTCAGCGACGGCTTCGGCTTCCTGCGCAGCGCGGACAGCGACTACCAGCCCAGCCCGGACGACATCTACGTGTCCCCGTCGCAGGTGCGCCGCTTCAACCTGCGGCCCGGCGACACGGTGACGGGCCCCATCCGCCAGCCCCGCGAGGGCGAGCGCTTCTTCGCGCTCCAGAAGGTGGACAAGGTCAACTTCACGGACCCGATGTCGGACGCGGCGCGCGAGCGCATCCTGTTCGACAACCTCACGCCGCTCTACCCGACGCGCAAGCTCAAGCTGGAGCATGAGTCGTCGGAGATGACGACGCGCATCATCGACATGTTCTGCCCCATCGGTCTGGGACAGCGCTGCCTCATCGTGGCGCCGCCCAAGGCCGGCAAGACGGTGCTCCTGCAGAACATCGCGCACGCCATCAGCCGCAACCACCCGGACGTCTACCTCATCGTGCTGCTCGTCGACGAGCGCCCCGAGGAAGTGACGGACATGGAGCGCAGCGTGCGCGGCGAGGTGGTGTCCTCCACCTTCGACGAGCCCGCCACGCGCCACGTGCAGGTCGCGGAGATGGTCATCGACAAGGCCAAGCGCCTGGTCGAGCAGAAGTACGACGTCTGCATCCTGCTGGACTCGATTACGCGTCTGGCGCGCGCCTACAACACGGTGGTGCCGGCCTCCGGAAAGATTCTCTCCGGCGGTGTGGACGCCAACGCGCTGCACAAGCCCAAGCGCTTCTTCGGCGCCGCGCGCAACATCGAGGAGGGCGGGTCGCTGACCATCATCGGCACCGCGCTCATCGACACCGGCAGCCGCATGGACGAGGTCATCTTCGAGGAGTTCAAGGGCACGGGTAACTCCGAAATCGTCCTGGACCGCAAGCTGATGGAGAAGCGCATCTTCCCGACGCTGGACATCAACAAGTCCGGTACGCGCAAGGAAGAGCTGCTCCTGTCGCCGGGCGACCTGGTGCGCATCACCGCGCTGCGGCAGGTGCTCCACCCGTTCACCCCCATTGACGCCATGGAGTTCGTGCTTAAACACATGCGTCCGACGGCTTCGAACGCCGACTTCCTCGGCTCGATGAACCGATAG
- the ligA gene encoding NAD-dependent DNA ligase LigA → MDDFKTAEARARELRRELAHHNHRYYVLDSPEISDAQYDTLMRELQALEEKHPSLLTPDSPTQRVGGKAADEFGEVVHRAPMLSLANIFNDEGLGEFDERVRKLLGVPSVTYVCEPKLDGLAIALRYEKGVFVQGATRGDGTTGEDVTGNIRTIRSLPMELFPLDDTPVPALLEVRGEVFIRKADFKKLNDKREEEGEPLFANPRNAAAGSLRQLDPKETAARPLSVYLYECLATEGVPAFKSHTEKLGYLKALGLPTNQAVRAEGIDGVRQSYDNSLKGRHELPFEVDGMVVKVDDEDQRKRLGQVSKSPRWAVAYKFPPEEESTEVLDIGIQVGRTGALTPVAHLKPVKVGGVTVARATLHNEDELRRKDVRKGDTVFVRRAGDVIPEIVSTVLSKRPPDSQPFEFPKHCPVCGAVATKDEDGAVIRCTGASCPAQLVEKIRHFASRLAMDIEGLGDKLASQLVATGTVKTFADLYGITKQKLLTLERMGDKSADNLLESLERSKGTTQRRFLYALGIRHVGDATAKALAEAFPKASELFTASLEDISRVKDVGPVMAQVIHTFFQEPQNREAILALLNAGVSPAPPQVATGGPFVGKTVVLTGSMTGMTREQAKEEVERRGGKVAGSVSRKTDFVVAGEDAGSKLKKAQELGVRILDEQAFLQLLQPDARG, encoded by the coding sequence GTGGACGACTTCAAGACCGCCGAAGCCCGAGCCCGCGAGCTCCGCCGTGAGCTGGCCCACCACAACCACCGCTACTACGTGCTCGACTCGCCGGAGATCAGCGACGCGCAATACGACACGCTGATGCGCGAGCTGCAGGCGCTGGAGGAGAAGCACCCCAGCCTGCTGACGCCGGACTCCCCCACCCAGCGCGTGGGAGGCAAGGCCGCCGACGAGTTCGGCGAGGTGGTCCACCGCGCGCCCATGCTCTCGCTGGCCAACATCTTCAACGACGAGGGGCTCGGCGAGTTCGACGAGCGCGTGCGCAAGCTGCTCGGCGTGCCCTCCGTCACGTACGTGTGCGAGCCCAAGCTGGATGGCCTGGCCATCGCCCTGCGCTACGAGAAGGGCGTCTTCGTCCAGGGCGCCACTCGCGGCGACGGCACCACCGGCGAGGACGTCACGGGCAACATCCGCACCATCCGCAGCCTGCCCATGGAGCTGTTCCCCCTCGACGACACGCCCGTGCCGGCGCTGCTCGAGGTGCGCGGCGAGGTCTTCATCCGCAAGGCGGACTTCAAGAAGCTCAACGACAAGCGCGAGGAGGAAGGCGAGCCGCTCTTCGCAAACCCTCGCAACGCGGCGGCGGGAAGCCTGCGCCAATTGGACCCGAAGGAGACGGCCGCACGCCCCCTCTCCGTCTACCTGTACGAGTGCCTCGCCACCGAGGGCGTGCCCGCGTTCAAGTCCCACACCGAGAAGCTGGGGTACTTGAAGGCCCTGGGCCTGCCCACCAACCAGGCCGTGCGCGCGGAGGGCATCGACGGCGTCCGCCAGTCCTATGACAACTCCTTGAAGGGCCGGCACGAGCTGCCCTTCGAGGTCGATGGCATGGTGGTGAAGGTGGACGACGAGGACCAGCGCAAGCGGCTGGGCCAGGTCTCCAAGAGCCCCCGCTGGGCGGTGGCCTACAAGTTCCCGCCGGAGGAGGAGTCCACGGAGGTGCTGGACATCGGCATCCAGGTGGGCCGCACCGGCGCGCTGACGCCCGTGGCGCACCTGAAGCCCGTCAAGGTGGGCGGCGTCACGGTGGCGCGCGCCACGCTGCACAACGAAGACGAGCTGCGCCGCAAGGACGTGCGCAAGGGCGACACCGTCTTCGTGCGCCGCGCCGGAGACGTGATTCCGGAGATTGTCTCCACGGTGCTCTCCAAGCGGCCCCCGGACTCCCAGCCCTTCGAGTTCCCCAAGCACTGCCCCGTCTGCGGCGCGGTCGCCACGAAGGACGAGGACGGCGCCGTCATCCGCTGCACGGGCGCGTCCTGCCCCGCGCAGCTGGTGGAGAAGATCCGCCACTTCGCCAGCCGCCTCGCGATGGACATCGAGGGCCTGGGCGACAAGCTGGCTTCGCAGCTGGTGGCCACCGGCACCGTGAAGACGTTCGCGGACCTGTACGGCATCACCAAGCAGAAGCTCCTCACCCTCGAGCGCATGGGCGACAAGAGCGCGGACAACCTGCTGGAGTCCCTGGAGCGCTCCAAGGGCACCACCCAGCGCCGCTTCCTCTACGCGTTGGGCATCCGCCACGTGGGGGACGCCACCGCCAAGGCCCTGGCGGAGGCCTTCCCGAAGGCGAGCGAGCTCTTCACCGCGTCGCTGGAGGACATCTCCCGCGTCAAGGACGTGGGCCCCGTCATGGCCCAGGTCATCCACACCTTCTTCCAGGAGCCCCAGAACCGGGAGGCCATCCTCGCCCTGCTCAACGCCGGGGTCTCCCCCGCCCCGCCCCAGGTGGCCACGGGGGGGCCGTTTGTCGGCAAGACGGTGGTGCTCACCGGCTCGATGACAGGTATGACGCGGGAACAGGCCAAGGAGGAAGTGGAGCGGCGTGGCGGGAAGGTGGCCGGAAGTGTCTCGCGCAAGACCGATTTCGTGGTGGCCGGGGAGGATGCCGGCAGCAAGCTGAAGAAGGCGCAGGAACTCGGAGTAAGAATCCTGGACGAGCAGGCGTTCCTGCAGCTGTTGCAGCCGGACGCCAGAGGGTGA
- a CDS encoding acylphosphatase, producing MSGTRRVTLLIQGKVQGVFFRESARIEATRLGLAGWVRNRSDGAVEAVVEGEPGMLEEFIRWSHRGPSQARVDSVGRTDSEATGEYSHFIVERTS from the coding sequence ATGAGCGGCACGCGGCGGGTGACGCTGCTCATCCAGGGCAAGGTGCAGGGCGTCTTCTTCCGGGAGAGCGCCCGCATCGAGGCGACACGCCTGGGCCTTGCCGGCTGGGTGCGCAACCGCTCGGACGGCGCCGTGGAGGCCGTGGTGGAAGGTGAGCCGGGAATGCTGGAGGAGTTCATCCGCTGGAGCCACCGAGGTCCGTCCCAGGCGCGCGTCGACAGCGTCGGGCGCACGGACAGCGAGGCCACCGGCGAGTACAGTCACTTCATCGTGGAGCGCACATCATGA
- a CDS encoding DUF3052 family protein, with amino-acid sequence MTPYALASLPAMLGIRAGSKVSVINPPRGFVQKLNPLPDGVEFLITAQTGLDVILFFSQDAKELVQRLPALARAMALTGGIWVCWPGGEGIKTSLSEDFVRQAALDIGLVDNKICIIDSTWTGLRLVRRPRGRLDKPEGRKQAPAQA; translated from the coding sequence ATGACGCCGTACGCGCTGGCGTCCCTGCCCGCCATGCTCGGCATCCGGGCCGGGTCCAAGGTGTCCGTCATCAACCCCCCGCGCGGCTTCGTGCAGAAGCTCAACCCACTGCCTGACGGCGTGGAGTTCCTCATCACCGCGCAGACGGGGCTGGACGTCATCCTCTTCTTCTCCCAGGACGCCAAGGAGCTCGTGCAGCGGCTGCCCGCACTCGCGCGCGCCATGGCCCTGACGGGCGGCATCTGGGTCTGCTGGCCCGGCGGTGAGGGCATCAAGACGAGCCTCTCCGAGGACTTCGTCCGTCAGGCCGCGCTGGATATCGGCCTGGTCGACAACAAGATTTGCATCATCGACTCCACCTGGACGGGCCTGCGGCTGGTGCGCCGTCCGCGCGGGAGGCTGGACAAGCCCGAGGGCCGCAAGCAGGCCCCCGCCCAGGCCTGA
- a CDS encoding Rne/Rng family ribonuclease, translating into MSSILVINAAGRETRVALVESGHIAEFYLERKKDKGVVGNIYKGRVVRVLPGMQAAFVDIGLEKAAFLYVSDVVYDPDFARAQFELTEGEHEDAPDVPDESEAEAAEAAARHAGPGVDVEAEAEELAGESQAHLTESLPRDTLLELAANAPSIDVPPSVEPQATAVSGESEAATAVAVAEVTSITVEGTETVVSAAVETTSVAVVVTDVTPSSEAPAEAVVASTPEAGPLSTEEAAAALAVAMLPPEPPPHAATALSAIIPTPGSEEGAVQVARPAEVSGERRTPREAREAREPRGREKDKGRHKQDEKRRDKRDDDKEKVKPRRTDKIEDLLKVGQEVVVQISKDPIGTKGARLTSHISIPGRQLVFMPTVDHVGISRRISNEKERRRLREIVDRLRPPGTGFIVRTVAENVPQEKLESDIRFLIEVWNQVVRKNEKKGGPGLLHPDLDLILRATRDLFAHDVEKLVVDDREEYERILGFVTAQDPALRDRVALHEGDDTVFDAYGIEQELQRATQRKVWLKSGGYLIIDQAEALTAIDVNSGRYVGKKSLEETITKINVEAAKEIVYQLRLRNIGGIIICDFIDMEKAQNRDKVFKALQEALGRDKAKTNVLRISELGLVEMTRKRVRESIGRVLHEDCPYCDGNGFVKTATTVAYEIFREIRREAPGYKDSTLVINCNAEVARLLQGEERNELRHLMDRYNKSIQVKAQQNYHREQYDIYGRSATGPEHKVASSPGSGDGELAMQQRKPDSGGGFGRQDQNRRSGGRDRDRERGGERRDDRRDGRRPDRGGDRPRGDRGGERGENRGERGDRGGERGENRGGERGENRGERGDRGGERGEHRGERGENRGERGERGENRGERGENRGERGDRGERGDRGGERGERGENRGERGDRGERGDRGGERGDRGERGGERRGERGGGHGSSGGNGGGNEGGGSSAPPSSGQGGSEPSGGTT; encoded by the coding sequence ATGAGCAGCATCCTCGTCATCAACGCCGCGGGTCGCGAGACGCGTGTGGCGCTCGTCGAGAGCGGGCACATCGCGGAGTTCTATCTCGAGCGTAAGAAGGACAAGGGCGTCGTTGGCAACATCTACAAAGGCCGCGTGGTCCGGGTGCTCCCCGGCATGCAGGCGGCTTTCGTGGACATCGGCCTGGAGAAGGCCGCGTTCCTCTACGTCAGCGATGTCGTCTACGACCCGGACTTCGCCCGGGCCCAGTTCGAACTGACCGAAGGCGAGCACGAGGACGCGCCCGACGTCCCCGACGAGTCGGAGGCGGAGGCCGCGGAGGCCGCTGCCCGGCACGCGGGGCCGGGCGTGGACGTGGAGGCGGAAGCCGAGGAGCTCGCGGGCGAGTCCCAGGCCCACCTCACCGAGTCCCTGCCGCGCGACACCCTCCTGGAGCTGGCGGCGAACGCGCCCTCCATCGACGTGCCTCCCTCCGTGGAGCCCCAGGCCACGGCCGTCTCGGGTGAGTCGGAGGCGGCCACCGCGGTGGCCGTCGCGGAGGTGACGTCCATCACGGTCGAAGGCACCGAGACCGTGGTGTCCGCGGCCGTCGAGACCACCTCCGTGGCCGTCGTGGTGACGGACGTGACGCCGTCGTCCGAGGCTCCCGCCGAGGCCGTCGTGGCGTCCACGCCGGAGGCCGGGCCGCTCTCCACCGAGGAGGCCGCCGCCGCGTTGGCGGTGGCGATGCTGCCTCCCGAGCCGCCTCCGCACGCGGCCACCGCGCTGAGCGCAATCATCCCCACCCCGGGGAGCGAGGAAGGCGCCGTGCAGGTGGCGCGTCCCGCCGAGGTCTCGGGTGAGCGCCGCACGCCGCGTGAGGCCCGTGAGGCTCGCGAGCCCCGGGGCCGGGAGAAGGACAAGGGCCGGCACAAGCAGGACGAGAAGCGCCGGGACAAGCGCGACGACGACAAGGAGAAGGTCAAGCCGCGTCGGACGGACAAGATCGAGGACTTGCTGAAGGTGGGCCAGGAGGTGGTGGTCCAGATTTCCAAGGACCCCATCGGCACGAAGGGCGCGCGCCTCACCTCGCACATCTCGATTCCGGGCCGTCAGCTCGTGTTCATGCCCACGGTGGACCACGTGGGCATCAGCCGCCGCATCTCCAACGAGAAGGAGCGCCGCCGGCTGCGCGAAATCGTGGACCGTCTGCGTCCGCCCGGCACGGGCTTCATCGTGCGCACGGTGGCGGAGAACGTTCCGCAGGAGAAGTTGGAGAGCGACATCCGGTTCCTCATCGAGGTGTGGAACCAGGTGGTGCGCAAGAACGAGAAGAAGGGCGGGCCGGGACTGCTGCACCCGGACCTGGACCTCATCCTGCGCGCCACGCGCGACCTGTTCGCGCATGACGTGGAGAAGCTCGTCGTCGATGACCGCGAGGAGTACGAGCGCATCCTGGGGTTCGTCACCGCGCAGGACCCGGCGCTGAGAGACCGCGTGGCGCTGCACGAGGGTGATGACACCGTGTTCGATGCGTACGGCATCGAGCAGGAGCTGCAGCGGGCCACCCAGCGCAAGGTGTGGCTGAAGAGCGGCGGCTACCTCATCATCGACCAGGCCGAGGCGCTCACGGCCATCGACGTCAACTCGGGGCGGTACGTCGGCAAGAAGAGCCTCGAGGAGACCATCACCAAGATCAACGTCGAGGCGGCCAAGGAGATTGTCTACCAGCTCCGGCTGCGCAACATCGGCGGCATCATCATCTGCGACTTCATCGACATGGAGAAGGCGCAGAACCGGGACAAGGTCTTCAAGGCGCTGCAGGAGGCGCTGGGTCGAGACAAGGCGAAGACGAACGTGCTGCGCATCTCCGAGCTGGGCCTCGTGGAGATGACGCGCAAGCGCGTGCGTGAGTCCATCGGCCGCGTGTTGCACGAGGACTGCCCGTACTGCGACGGCAACGGCTTCGTGAAGACGGCCACCACGGTGGCGTACGAGATCTTCCGCGAGATTCGCCGGGAGGCGCCGGGCTACAAGGACTCGACGCTGGTCATCAACTGCAACGCGGAGGTCGCGCGCCTGCTCCAGGGCGAGGAGCGCAACGAGCTGCGGCACTTGATGGACCGGTACAACAAGTCCATCCAGGTCAAGGCGCAGCAGAACTACCACCGCGAGCAGTACGACATCTACGGACGGTCGGCGACGGGCCCCGAGCACAAGGTGGCCTCGTCCCCGGGCTCAGGTGACGGCGAGTTGGCGATGCAGCAGCGCAAGCCGGACAGCGGCGGTGGCTTCGGGCGCCAGGACCAGAATCGCCGGAGCGGTGGGCGAGACCGGGACAGGGAGCGCGGCGGAGAGCGCCGGGATGACCGCCGTGACGGTCGGCGTCCTGACCGTGGCGGAGACCGGCCTCGCGGTGACCGGGGCGGCGAGCGCGGTGAGAACCGGGGCGAGCGCGGTGACCGGGGCGGTGAGCGCGGTGAGAACCGTGGCGGTGAGCGCGGTGAGAACCGAGGCGAGCGTGGTGACCGGGGCGGTGAGCGCGGTGAGCACCGGGGCGAGCGTGGCGAGAACCGAGGCGAGCGCGGTGAGCGCGGCGAGAACCGAGGTGAGCGCGGCGAGAACCGAGGCGAGCGCGGTGACCGGGGTGAACGCGGTGACCGTGGCGGCGAGCGCGGTGAGCGTGGTGAGAACCGGGGCGAGCGCGGTGACCGGGGTGAACGCGGTGACCGTGGCGGCGAGCGCGGTGACCGGGGTGAACGCGGTGGTGAGCGTCGCGGTGAGCGCGGCGGCGGCCACGGTTCGTCAGGTGGCAACGGTGGCGGCAACGAGGGTGGCGGAAGTTCAGCGCCCCCTTCGTCAGGCCAGGGCGGCTCGGAGCCTTCGGGCGGCACGACCTGA
- a CDS encoding YhjD/YihY/BrkB family envelope integrity protein: MRDQLFAWLMRAWTPLEGTQLGRFATDTLLAARTVAQGFRGENLRLRAAALTYISMFSLVPLLTVGLVLLNAFHQDRFKERLRFIVRELLAPGVQEKSAALLNQLLEQSNSVAIGSVGFLAILLSAGSLLRHIDGAVNELWGIRRQRPWGTRLLIYAGLLLLGPIFLAASLTGTRAVRGVLQNLPFPGTFIAIGTTLVAVVGLTLLYFWTPYAHVRIRSALAGGLVAGLGWMLAKSLYGEFAARSFRYNLVYASLSALPLFLAWVYVSWLVLLFGARLAYAVEHTAFRDSLFAFGTHPRAYELVASRIAQETTLTWVDGGLAPTPRELATRLRVPESLVHEVVDRMETAGLLERQRKGGLRPARDPATLTLADTTLAVHGVMISGGVETWNGPRASGFEQVEPFFQEADCLGIERLRRTRWTDLAAALRPGPAVAVLQPPSKVAEGRNP, translated from the coding sequence ATGCGCGACCAGCTCTTCGCGTGGCTCATGCGCGCCTGGACCCCTCTCGAGGGGACGCAGCTGGGCCGCTTCGCCACGGACACGCTGCTCGCCGCACGGACCGTGGCCCAGGGATTCCGAGGCGAGAACCTTCGACTTCGCGCCGCCGCCCTCACCTACATCAGCATGTTCTCGCTGGTGCCCCTGCTGACGGTGGGCCTGGTCCTCCTGAACGCCTTCCACCAGGACCGCTTCAAGGAGCGCCTGCGCTTCATCGTTCGCGAGCTCCTCGCCCCGGGGGTCCAGGAGAAGTCAGCCGCACTGCTGAACCAGCTCCTCGAGCAGAGCAACTCGGTGGCCATCGGCAGCGTCGGCTTCCTGGCCATCCTGCTGTCCGCGGGGTCCCTGCTCCGCCACATCGACGGGGCCGTGAACGAGCTGTGGGGCATCCGGCGTCAGCGCCCCTGGGGAACACGGCTGCTCATCTACGCGGGCCTGTTGCTCCTGGGCCCCATCTTCCTGGCTGCATCGCTGACCGGAACCCGCGCTGTGCGGGGGGTGCTGCAGAACCTGCCCTTCCCAGGAACCTTCATCGCCATCGGCACCACGCTCGTCGCCGTGGTGGGGCTGACCCTGCTGTACTTCTGGACGCCCTATGCCCATGTCCGCATCCGCTCGGCGCTCGCGGGAGGGCTCGTCGCGGGACTCGGGTGGATGCTGGCCAAGTCCCTCTACGGCGAGTTCGCCGCGCGCAGCTTCCGCTACAACCTTGTCTACGCCTCGCTGAGCGCCCTGCCCCTCTTCCTCGCGTGGGTCTACGTCAGCTGGCTCGTGCTCCTCTTCGGGGCCCGACTTGCCTATGCCGTCGAACACACCGCCTTCCGGGACTCGCTCTTCGCCTTCGGCACCCACCCTCGGGCCTACGAGCTGGTGGCCTCCCGTATCGCCCAGGAGACCACGCTGACGTGGGTGGATGGAGGCCTGGCCCCCACTCCTCGGGAGCTCGCGACGAGGCTCCGAGTCCCCGAGTCCCTGGTCCATGAAGTGGTCGACCGCATGGAGACCGCGGGGCTGTTGGAGCGCCAGCGGAAGGGGGGGCTGCGCCCCGCACGGGACCCGGCGACCCTCACCCTGGCGGACACGACCCTGGCGGTACATGGGGTGATGATTTCCGGCGGAGTCGAGACCTGGAATGGCCCCCGGGCCTCGGGCTTCGAGCAGGTCGAGCCCTTCTTCCAGGAAGCGGACTGTCTTGGCATCGAGCGCCTGCGTCGGACCCGCTGGACCGATCTGGCGGCGGCCCTGCGGCCCGGGCCAGCCGTGGCTGTCCTCCAGCCACCGTCCAAGGTGGCCGAAGGCCGAAATCCATAA
- a CDS encoding HU family DNA-binding protein, with the protein MLKSDLINILVAKRGVTQKQAEATIETIFESMKDALCRGENIEIRGLGAFHVKNYQGYQGRNPKTGVVIPVKPKRGLLFRTGKELRDRVNRPAPQQAQSELPSPESKSPGSTGTGL; encoded by the coding sequence ATGCTCAAGTCCGATCTGATCAACATCCTCGTGGCCAAGCGGGGCGTGACGCAGAAGCAGGCTGAGGCCACCATCGAGACGATTTTCGAGTCGATGAAGGATGCCCTCTGTCGCGGCGAGAACATCGAGATTCGCGGCCTGGGCGCCTTCCACGTGAAGAACTACCAGGGCTACCAGGGGCGCAACCCCAAGACGGGTGTGGTCATCCCCGTGAAGCCCAAGCGGGGCCTGCTCTTCCGCACGGGCAAGGAACTGAGGGACCGGGTCAACCGCCCCGCCCCCCAGCAGGCCCAGAGTGAGCTGCCCTCTCCCGAGTCCAAGAGCCCCGGCAGCACGGGCACGGGCCTCTAG